One segment of Strix aluco isolate bStrAlu1 chromosome 4, bStrAlu1.hap1, whole genome shotgun sequence DNA contains the following:
- the FASTKD5 gene encoding FAST kinase domain-containing protein 5, mitochondrial: MATVLIYRRFPRLSRVTPFSTTAKYKAKSGNSKSEQKKEDNPETANTRTESVATIQLLNPLDYRVLYNPSAYAKTRGASQQHAARSSGQALGDTFTSPDTSQLQHTFSTASSRALPPLRNAPPKPESKRLLKQTTSARLSVAQTKEEAEKEKREMHDSKEDPRMFQKGRPEYRSLSYDRFEPVETLPLEEGDSILCSVAVCKGSQSPGTIADYFRKLSRLPVEHHTALVSNPRFNTLCHCAVRNLGSFSTSDLIDILKACVRLVLPPTHPLLNACENEFCRRVWDMNLDQVLLVADCWRCLERSVPSYLSILFSYANMNWKDLTLARFVQLVYIIGEGRRSPTDLMQKIESMILKYLDSFTLEEVGAVCLGLFKSLSGISDHVMRKVADRVSLQIEDMSTYALVNVLKILRYTRMDHLPLLKELGKVIPARIPATNIQGIMHIALTCSSLHYFDEGIMAAVATSLPSRVTYCRSKDAAKFLWSFGCLDYEPPNEEEFYSSLIEQMYRKFHEFGKFPEHLLTGLLGLAFVKRFPEELIDYALRDEFVRKTRDSKYELRKDLFTLSKSVEIECPSYQGSRLPPQLSQEITEMILNFAEQEIYVRHEIVEATSLLESMLGGPEYVKNHMILPHTRSSDLEVHLAMDGHPIPFNFKDPVADKKLKDIGVSLTDDLLTQLIKGRSNSHSPVEVENEARPRSQERGDEARTPHVGDHAALSGGTLITDARLQVEPKSGRSLETPPSLTLNHQPRGVKLALQVSNRNHYCYCSKRLLGLHRLKRRQLQQLGYVVVELPFWEWFPLLKRTRLEKLSYLHYKVFDPALLSRAG; encoded by the coding sequence ATGGCTACAGTGCTAATATACCGAAGATTTCCAAGGCTGAGCAGGGTGACTCCATTTTCGACTACAGCCAAGTACAAGGCCAAGAGTGGAAACAGCAAAagtgagcagaaaaaggaagacaacCCAGAAACAGCCAACACCAGAACCGAATCTGTGGCTACAATCCAGTTGCTGAATCCGCTGGACTACAGAGTATTGTATAATCCATCTGCCTATGCCAAAACCAGAGGTGCCTCCCAGCAGCATGCTGCTAGGAGCAGTGGCCAGGCTCTCGGTGACACTTTCACCAGCCCTGACACCTCACAGCTTCAACATACGTTCAGCACCGCCTCTTCTCGAGCTTTGCCACCCCTCAGAAATGCCCCACCAAAGCCCGAGTCCAAACGGCTCCTCAAGCAGACCACCTCGGCACGTCTCTCTGTGGCACAAACCAAGgaggaagcagaaaaggaaaaaagggagatgCATGACTCCAAGGAGGACCCTCGCATGTTTCAGAAAGGGAGGCCTGAATACAGATCTCTCAGCTATGACAGGTTTGAGCCAGTAGAGACGCTTCCTTTAGAAGAAGGTGACTCGATTTTATGCAGTGTGGCCGTCTGCAAGGGCAGCCAGAGCCCAGGAACTATCGCGGATTATTTTCGCAAGCTGAGTCGTTTACCAGTGGAACACCACACGGCGCTGGTGTCCAATCCCAGGTTTAATACACTGTGTCACTGTGCTGTCAGGAATCTCGGGTCGTTCAGCACTTCAGATCTCATCGATATTTTAAAGGCTTGCGTCCGTTTGGTTcttccacccacccaccctctGCTGAACGCGTGCGAGAACGAATTCTGCCGGCGGGTGTGGGACATGAACCTGGaccaggtgctgctggtggctgatTGCTGGCGCTGTCTGGAGCGTAGCGTGCCTTCCTACCTGAGCATTTTGTTTAGCTACGCCAACATGAACTGGAAAGACCTCACTTTGGCCAGGTTTGTTCAGCTCGTTTACATCATAGGGGAAGGCCGGAGGTCACCCACAGACTTGATGCAGAAGATAGAGAGCATGATTTTGAAGTACTTGGACTCCTTCACCTTGGAGGAGGTGGGTGCTGTCTGCTTAGGGCTCTTCAAGTCCCTCAGTGGTATCTCTGACCACGTCATGAGAAAAGTCGCAGACAGAGTCTCCCTGCAGATAGAAGACATGAGCACTTATGCTTTGGTGAACGTGCTTAAAATACTCCGTTACACTCGCATGGACCACTTACCCCTCTTGAAGGAACTTGGGAAGGTTATTCCCGCTCGGATTCCTGCGACGAACATCCAGGGCATCATGCACATCGCTCTTACCTGTTCATCCCTACACTACTTTGATGAAGGCATTATGGCTGCCGTAGCCACGTCTTTGCCTTCTAGGGTGACTTACTGCCGAAGCAAAGATGCTGCCAAGTTCTTGTGGTCATTTGGATGCCTGGACTATGAACCTCCAAACGAGGAGGAGTTTTACTCCAGCCTGATAGAGCAGATGTATAGAAAATTCCATGAATTTGGGAAGTTTCCAGAGCATCTCCTTACTGGTTTGCTTGGCCTGGCATTTGTCAAACGCTTCCCAGAGGAGCTGATAGACTATGCTTTGAGGGATGAGTTTGTCCGCAAAACAAGAGATAGTAAATATGAGCTCAGAAAGGACCTGTTTACCCTTAGTAAGAGCGTTGAAATTGAGTGCCCCAGCTACCAAGGGAGCCGCCTTCCACCTCAGCTTTCTCAAGAGATTACCGAGATGATTCTGAATTTTGCAGAGCAAGAAATCTATGTCAGGCATGAAATTGTGGAAGCCACATCTCTTCTCGAGAGCATGTTAGGTGGCCCTGAGTATGTGAAGAACCACATGATCCTGCCTCACACGAGATCGAGTGATCTGGAGGTTCATTTGGCCATGGATGGACATCCCATCCCTTTCAACTTCAAAGACCCTGTTGCAGATAAGAAACTAAAAGACATTGGAGTTAGTCTAACGGATGACTTACTGACTCAGCTTATAAAAGGGAGATCTAACAGCCACTCTCCTGTGGAAGTGGAAAATGAAGCCAGGCCTCGCAGTCAGGAGAGAGGGGACGAAGCACGAACGCCACACGTGGGGGATCATGCTGCGCTTTCAGGTGGAACTCTTATCACAGATGCCAGATTGCAAGTTGAGCCTAAATCGGGGCGCAGTCTTGAAACCCCCCCGTCTCTTACACTGAATCACCAGCCTCGGGGGGTGAAACTGGCTCTTCAGGTGTCCAACCGAAACCACTACTGCTACTGCTCCAAGCGGCTCTTGGGGCTGCACCGCTTGAAACGGCGGCAGCTGCAGCAGTTGGGCTACGTGGTGGTTGAGCTTCCCTTTTGGGAATGGTTTCCTCTGCTCAAACGCACGCGTTTGGAGAAACTGAGCTACCTCCATTACAAAGTGTTTGACCCAGCGCTGCTTAGCAGGGCTGGCTAG
- the UBOX5 gene encoding RING finger protein 37 has product MVINVCLPQFKPRIHCNKISADGYEVENLISEDLARRNRGFRSEYFIKPPVHVTISFPFNIEICRINIDISSGGYQTFSGLEVHTSTSCNKTSWQSPEGQFSGLAGQPVSDKDTFTLVGKAVLKNQSKVTFGHRGFKPRPPFHQMENVFSYPGSASQDLWNKGPASLSNVSHLKICITHVAGGGLPCIKRLEVWGQPAKSCPQEVIEGVFQVASQFFAQDVGSLKPELWTPMESDCVPFSANDSEQQTLRKLVDVVQDIPEEFLDPITLEIMTFPMLLPSGKVIDQTTLEKCNRSEASWGRVPSDPFTGVAFSQHSQPLPHPTLKARIDHFLLQHSIPGTNLLGRAHASEMLVPSSITMSSLKRKMDCMDQSSVQPPYFSSTNLLVTSTSENSAKKMKTDNDSHLIQMDCSTDPVSHEQKLSESLDSALNSALSSMPSFTAKLMKSQQQAQSEGGCSSSWSVGTLLEHGRSSQTQGCTSCGKTFSSYFKTEPIYQLPCSHLVCRPCLAEKQKSLSSILCGSCKRSAATQDVRRVHF; this is encoded by the exons ATGGTAATAAACGTCTGTCTCCCACAGTTCAAGCCAAGAATTCACTGCAACAAG ATTTCTGCTGATGGTTATGAAGTGGAGAATCTGATCTCTGAAGACCTTGCCAGGAGAAATCGTGGTTTCCGCAGCGAATACTTCATCAAACCTCCAGTCCACGTCACGATCTCTTTTCCCTTCAACATTGAGATCTGCAGGATTAATATTGACATCTCATCCGGGGGATACCAAACCTTCTCCGGGCTTGAAGTTCACACCTCTACCTCATGCAATAAAACCTCTTGGCAGAGCCCTGAGGGTCAGTTCTCAGGTCTGGCCGGTCAGCCTGTGTCAGACAAAGACACTTTCACATTGGTGGGCAAAGCTGTcttaaaaaatcaaagcaaagtgACGTTCGGCCACAGAGGCTTCAAGCCGAGGCCTCCCTTCCATCAGATGGAAAACGTCTTCTCCTACCCTGGCTCTGCATCTCAAGACCTCTGGAACAAAGGGCCCGCCTCGCTGAGCAATGTGTCGCACTTAAAAATCTGCATCACCCACGTGGCCGGAGGCGGCTTGCCTTGCATTAAGAGGCTGGAGGTGTGGGGACAACCTGCCAAATCGTGCCCACAGGAGGTGATCGAGGGTGTCTTTCAGGTGGCCTCCCAGTTCTTCGCCCAGGATGTGGGCAGCCTCAAGCCAGAGCTTTGGACGCCGATGGAGAGCGACTGCGTGCCCTTCAGTGCTAACGACAGCGAGCAGCAGACCCTCCGCAAGCTGGTGGATGTTGTCCAAGATATCCCTGAAGAATTCCTAGACCCCATCACTCTGGAGATCATGACCTTCCCCATGCTCCTGCCCTCTGGGAAGGTGATCGACCAGACCACCTTGGAAAAATGCAACCGGAGTGAGGCGTCTTGGGGCAGGGTACCCAGCGATCCTTTCACTGGGGTGGCCTTCAGCCAGCACTCGCAGCCCCTACCTCACCCGACCCTCAAGGCCAGGATAGACCACTTCCTCTTACAGCACAGCATCCCCGGCACCAACCTGCTCGGAAGGGCTCATGCCTCGGAAATGCTCGTACCTTCTTCCATAACAATGTcttctctgaaaaggaaaatggacTGTATGGAtcagagctctgtgcagccaccttatttttcttctacaaactTACTTGTCACGTCTACCTCAGAGAACAGtgctaaaaaaatgaaaactgacaaTGACTCGCATTTGATCCAAATGGACTGTTCGACAG ATCCGGTCTCTCACGAACAAAAACTATCGGAGAGTTTGGACAGTGCCTTGAACTCGGCGCTCAGCTCGATGCCCTCGTTTACGGCCAAGCTGATGAAAAGCCAGCAGCAGGCGCAGAGCGAGGGAGGCTGCAGCAGTTCCTGGAGTGTGGGCACCCTCCTTG AGCACGGCAGGAGCAGCCAGACCCAAGGATGCACTTCCTGTGGCAAAACCTTCTCTTCTTATTTCAAAACGGAGCCCATTTACCAGCTTCCCTGCAGCCACCTGGTGTGTCGCCCGTGCTTGGCCGAGAAGCAGAAGTCCCTGTCGTCGATACTGTGCGGGAGTTGTAAAAGGTCAGCTGCCACCCAGGACGTCAGGAGGGTGCACTTCTGA